Proteins from a single region of Luteolibacter sp. Y139:
- a CDS encoding 3-keto-disaccharide hydrolase, with amino-acid sequence MKTALLFLPLLTSSLLAQGADQSPTDADFPIQGEYAFDAKAIQKGPGVQVIALGDGKFEAVSFKHGLPGAGWEGKWAAVTHSEGSRDASGTVKFTGSDLTGELSGQKLRLKGPAGKELELTRIERQSPTLGMKPPKGATVLFGDGTNLFDKNKATEDGLLSQGAKTQETFGDFILHLEFRLPYMPKERGQARGNSGLYLQGRYEIQILDSFGLEGKDNECAGIYQTAAPSPNMCFPPLTWQTYDIEFTAAKFNKDEKKRKATVTVRHNGVVVHKNLEIPGPTGGAILPDNSEPGPILLQDHGNQVRYRNIWVVKK; translated from the coding sequence ATGAAGACCGCCCTTCTTTTCCTCCCTCTCCTCACCAGCTCCCTGCTTGCCCAAGGGGCAGACCAATCCCCCACTGACGCCGACTTCCCCATCCAGGGCGAATACGCCTTCGATGCGAAGGCCATCCAGAAAGGCCCCGGCGTCCAGGTCATCGCCCTCGGTGATGGCAAGTTCGAGGCCGTCTCCTTCAAGCACGGCCTGCCCGGCGCGGGCTGGGAAGGCAAGTGGGCCGCAGTCACCCACAGCGAAGGATCACGCGACGCCTCTGGCACGGTGAAGTTCACCGGCAGCGATCTGACCGGCGAACTCTCCGGCCAAAAGCTTCGCCTCAAGGGTCCCGCCGGAAAGGAACTCGAGCTCACACGCATCGAGCGCCAATCTCCCACCCTTGGTATGAAGCCCCCGAAGGGCGCCACCGTCCTCTTCGGCGATGGCACGAATCTTTTCGACAAGAACAAGGCAACGGAAGACGGCCTCCTCTCCCAAGGCGCGAAGACACAGGAAACCTTCGGCGACTTCATCCTCCACCTCGAATTCCGCCTTCCCTACATGCCGAAGGAGCGCGGCCAGGCCCGCGGCAACAGCGGCCTCTACCTCCAGGGACGCTATGAGATCCAGATACTCGATAGCTTCGGACTCGAAGGAAAGGACAACGAGTGCGCCGGCATCTATCAGACCGCCGCGCCATCGCCGAACATGTGCTTCCCGCCCCTCACCTGGCAGACCTACGACATCGAATTCACTGCCGCGAAGTTCAACAAGGACGAGAAGAAAAGGAAGGCCACCGTCACCGTCCGCCACAATGGCGTCGTCGTTCACAAGAACCTCGAAATCCCCGGCCCCACCGGCGGCGCAATTCTTCCCGACAACAGCGAACCCGGCCCCATCCTCCTGCAAGACCACGGCAACCAAGTCCGCTACCGGAACATCTGGGTGGTGAAAAAGTAA
- a CDS encoding magnesium chelatase subunit ChlI family protein: MPLVDYRELSAASSGEKSEAIRSRVMQARDLQRRRFAGKPQQTNAAMGARQVKEHCQLDAESAGYMEHAMEQMNFSARAHDRILKVARTLADLAGSEHIRANDTLEAIQYRSLDRNLFR, translated from the coding sequence GTGCCATTGGTGGACTACCGTGAACTCTCGGCTGCCAGCAGTGGGGAGAAGTCGGAGGCGATCCGCAGCCGCGTGATGCAGGCCCGCGATCTCCAGCGCCGCCGCTTTGCTGGCAAGCCGCAACAGACGAATGCAGCGATGGGTGCGCGACAGGTGAAGGAGCATTGCCAGCTTGATGCCGAAAGCGCCGGCTACATGGAGCACGCGATGGAGCAGATGAACTTCTCCGCGCGGGCGCATGATCGCATCCTCAAGGTTGCGCGGACGCTCGCAGACCTCGCAGGTTCGGAGCATATCCGGGCGAACGATACCTTGGAGGCGATTCAGTATCGGAGCTTGGATCGGAATTTATTCCGATGA